A region of Nerophis ophidion isolate RoL-2023_Sa linkage group LG28, RoL_Noph_v1.0, whole genome shotgun sequence DNA encodes the following proteins:
- the LOC133545473 gene encoding gastrula zinc finger protein XlCGF52.1-like produces MCESTMAKYEEELYPTKEEKERQHQLLDVYYKKHHQVVLHRTDVQRVSAGSHEEIPSGQQEWHTSVGQKELQAPSHIKEEQLHDEDEAQSLQLRHSQSEENRGAELVSQHITEADGEHCEDIKSEPDSIFAPLSDMDHMMSDSSDHSDHIQKALESKNYSKGNTRHHTNNKHFDCSECGKSFRQKRQFREHMRIHTGKKPFTCSVCKKSFSTKQHMTTHMRTHTGEKPFPCSACAKRFNTKNEIILHMRTHTGDKPFTCSICKKSFSSKQHMNTHTRTHTGDKPFTCSACAKRFNTKNEIVIHMRTHTGEKPFTCSVCKKSFSRKLDMTTHMRTHTGEKPFTCSVCKKTFSRNNNMTTHMRTHTGENRFSCTVCDKMFRYKYQVSKHKCVTVMEAAGI; encoded by the exons atgtgcgaaagtaCGATGGCAAAGTATGAAGAGGAACTttatccaacaaaagaggagaaggagcgacaacatcaactactggatgtttattataagaaacatcatcaagttgtgttacacagaacag ATGTCCAGCGGGTGTCAGCAgggagtcatgaagagattccctccggGCAGCAGGAGTGGCAcaccagtgtgggacagaaggagctacaggccccctcccacattaaagaggagcagcttcatgatgaagatgaagctcagtccttacagcttcgacatagtcaaagtgaggagaacagaggggcggagcttgtaagtcaacacatcacagaagctgatggagagcattgtgaagatataaagtcagaaccagacagcatctttgctccactgtcagacatggaccacatgatgtcagactcttctgatcacagtgaccacatccaaaaggctttggagagtaaaaattaCTCTAAAGGTaatacgagacatcacactaacaacaaacactttgactgctctgaatgtgggaaatcatttagacagAAGAGACAATTTAgagaacacatgagaatacatactggaaagaaaccttttacttgctctgtttgtaagaagagtttctccacaaagcaacacatgaccacacacatgagaacacacactggagaaaaaccttttccttGCTCAGCTTGTGCTAAAAGATTCAACACTAAGAATGAAATTAtattacacatgagaacacatactggtgataaaccttttacttgctcaatttgtaagaagagtttttcCTCAAAgcaacacatgaacacacacacgagaacacacactggagataaaccttttacttgctcagcTTGTGCTAAAAGATTCAACACAAAGAATGAAATTgtaatacacatgagaacacatactggagagaaaccttttacttgctctgtttgtaagaagagtttctccagaaagcttgacatgactacacacatgagaacacatactggagaaaaaccttttacttgctcagtTTGTAAAAAGACTTTCTCCAGAAATAataacatgaccacacacatgagaacacacactggagagaaccgatttagttgcactgtgtgtgataagatgttccggtataagtatcaggtcagtaaacacaagtgtgtaacagtcatggaagctgcagggatttaa